From a single Larimichthys crocea isolate SSNF chromosome XIII, L_crocea_2.0, whole genome shotgun sequence genomic region:
- the cbx3a gene encoding chromobox protein homolog 3a isoform X2 — MGKKQNTKGKKDSQESQEEPEEFVVEKVLDQRIVNGKVEFFLKWKGFTDADNTWEPEENLDCPELISGFLEAQKNVKEKPAPVKRKASTDEPETEAKKKDTEKPRGFARNLDPERIIGATDSSGELMFLMKWKDSDEADLVPAREANTRCPQVVISFYEERLTWHSCPEDEAQ, encoded by the exons ATGGGGAAGAAGCAGAACACCAAGGGTAAGAAGGATTCACAGGAGTCACAGGAGGAGCCCGAAGAGTTTGTGGTGGAAAAGGTGCTCGACCAACGTATTGTCAATGGGAAAGTAGAGTTCTTCCTGAAGTGGAAAGGATTTACAGA TGCTGACAATACCTGGGAGCCAGAGGAGAACCTGGATTGCCCGGAGCTGATATCAGGATTTTTGGAAGCGCAGAAAAACGTGAAGGAGAAGCCGGCTCCTGTTAAGAGGAAGGCATCGACAGATGAGCCAGAGACAGAAGCCAAGAAGAAAGAT ACAGAGAAACCACGTGGCTTTGCAAGGAACCTCGATCCAGAGCGGATTATTGGCGCAACAGACAGTAGTGGGGAGTTGATGTTCTTGATGAAATG GAAAGACTCGGATGAAGCCGATTTGGTCCCGGCCCGTGAGGCCAACACTCGCTGTCCTCAGGTTGTCATTTCCTTCTATGAGGAGAGACTGACATGGCATTCCTGTCCGGAGGATGAAGCTCAGTAG
- the cbx3a gene encoding chromobox protein homolog 3a isoform X1: MHNMGKKQNTKGKKDSQESQEEPEEFVVEKVLDQRIVNGKVEFFLKWKGFTDADNTWEPEENLDCPELISGFLEAQKNVKEKPAPVKRKASTDEPETEAKKKDTEKPRGFARNLDPERIIGATDSSGELMFLMKWKDSDEADLVPAREANTRCPQVVISFYEERLTWHSCPEDEAQ, translated from the exons A TGCACAACATGGGGAAGAAGCAGAACACCAAGGGTAAGAAGGATTCACAGGAGTCACAGGAGGAGCCCGAAGAGTTTGTGGTGGAAAAGGTGCTCGACCAACGTATTGTCAATGGGAAAGTAGAGTTCTTCCTGAAGTGGAAAGGATTTACAGA TGCTGACAATACCTGGGAGCCAGAGGAGAACCTGGATTGCCCGGAGCTGATATCAGGATTTTTGGAAGCGCAGAAAAACGTGAAGGAGAAGCCGGCTCCTGTTAAGAGGAAGGCATCGACAGATGAGCCAGAGACAGAAGCCAAGAAGAAAGAT ACAGAGAAACCACGTGGCTTTGCAAGGAACCTCGATCCAGAGCGGATTATTGGCGCAACAGACAGTAGTGGGGAGTTGATGTTCTTGATGAAATG GAAAGACTCGGATGAAGCCGATTTGGTCCCGGCCCGTGAGGCCAACACTCGCTGTCCTCAGGTTGTCATTTCCTTCTATGAGGAGAGACTGACATGGCATTCCTGTCCGGAGGATGAAGCTCAGTAG